In Candidatus Eisenbacteria bacterium, the genomic stretch ACCCGAAGGAGGCCTGTCATGGCCAAGGTGCTCTGCGTTCTCTATGACGATCCCGTCGACGGCTACCCCAAGTCCTATCCGATCGATGCCGTTCCCAGGATCGATCGCTATCCCGGGGGCCAGACCGTACCCTCGCCGAAACAGATCGACTTCAAGCCCGGACAGCTCCTGGGCTGCGTCTCCGGCGAGCTGGGGCTCCGGAAGTTCCTCGAGTCCCAGGGGCACACGCTGGTCGTCACCTCCGACAAGGACGGGCCCGACTCGAGATTCGAGCGGGAGCTCCCGGACGCCGACGTCGTCATCTCGCAGCCCTTCTGGCCCGCGTATCTCACCGCCGAGCGCATCGCGAAGGCGAAGAAGCTGAAGCTCGCGATCACGGCCGGGATCGGATCGGATCACGTGGATCTCCAGGCCGCGATCGACAAGGGCATCACGGTCGCCGAGGTGACCTACTGCAACAGCATCAGCGTCTCCGAGCACGTCGTCATGATGATCCTGGCGCTGGTGAGGAACTACATCCCCTCCTATCACGCGGTCGTCGAGGGCGGGTGGAACATCGCGGACTGCGTCTCCCGGTCGTACGATCTCGAGGGCATGGTGGTCGGGACGGTCGGCGCGGGGAGGATCGGGAGCGCCGTGCTCCGGAGGCTCAAGCCGTTCGACGTCGAGCTCCACTACAACGACCGGCACCGGCTCGCTCCCGAGGTGGAGCGCGAGCTCGGCCTCACCTTCCACGAGGATGCCGCCTCCCTCGTGCGCGTGTGCGACGTCGTGACGATCAACACGCCGCTCCATCCCGAGACCGAACACCTCTTCGACGACAAGCTCATCGCGACGATGAAGCGCGGCGCCTACCTCGTGAACACCGCGCGGGGGAAGATCTGCGACCGCGACGCGGTCGCGCGCGCCCTGAAGAGCGGACAGCTCGCGGGCTATGCCGGAGACGTGTGGTTCCCACAGCCTCCGCCCAAGGACCACCCGTGGCGGACGATGCCCCACCACGGCATGACGCCGCACGTGTCGGGGACGAGCCTCTCCGCCCAGGCGCGATACGCGGCGGGAGTGCGCGAGATCCTCGAGTGCTGGCTCGAGGACCGGCCCATCCGCGAGGAGTACCTCATCGTGTCCGGCGGGGAGCTCGCCGGCGCGGGAGCGCATTCCTACAGCGCGGGGAACGTGACCGGCGGGTCGGACGAGGCGGCGCGATTCAGCCGCGGCGGCCGCTAGGGAGGTCGCAGATGAGACTGCCCCGGCTGGTTCTCGCGCTGACCGCGGTCAATGTGCTGCTCGTCATTTCGACCTGGAATCGATCGCTCCGCGCGTCCGAGGAGGCGGCGCCGGCGCTCGTCCGCGCGAGATCTCTCGAGCTGGTGGACGATCGCGGTGTCGTCCGCTCGCGGTTCAACGTGGAGCCGGGGGGCGAGGTCGTGCTACGGCTCATCGACCGGAACGGCACGATCCGGGTGAAGCTCGGGGCAGGGGAGGGCGGATCGGGGCTCCTGCTGCTGGACGAGACGACCGAGCCCGCGGTTCAGCTCATCGCGCGCCGGAAGGCCACGAAGGAGACTCCGAACACGACCCGGATCGCGCTGAACGGGGCGA encodes the following:
- a CDS encoding NAD-dependent formate dehydrogenase — translated: MAKVLCVLYDDPVDGYPKSYPIDAVPRIDRYPGGQTVPSPKQIDFKPGQLLGCVSGELGLRKFLESQGHTLVVTSDKDGPDSRFERELPDADVVISQPFWPAYLTAERIAKAKKLKLAITAGIGSDHVDLQAAIDKGITVAEVTYCNSISVSEHVVMMILALVRNYIPSYHAVVEGGWNIADCVSRSYDLEGMVVGTVGAGRIGSAVLRRLKPFDVELHYNDRHRLAPEVERELGLTFHEDAASLVRVCDVVTINTPLHPETEHLFDDKLIATMKRGAYLVNTARGKICDRDAVARALKSGQLAGYAGDVWFPQPPPKDHPWRTMPHHGMTPHVSGTSLSAQARYAAGVREILECWLEDRPIREEYLIVSGGELAGAGAHSYSAGNVTGGSDEAARFSRGGR